The window CGAAGCGGGCAATCCTGTTGAGACGGAGGAATTCTCTGAATTGAACAATTCGTTCTACACGCCTGATTACGCGGATGTGCATCCCGCTTGGTGCTATCGTGATAAATTTACCACTATCATCTCTAAAAATACTTACCAGGCGAATGCTAGCTATCTCGATGGTGGGCCGGGAAATTACTGCGGTTCAGCTTACTATGAAAGATACGGATCTCTTTTTGTGGATATTGAAGAAACCATGAGCAATCCTGAATCGGTGCACGATGTATTGCTCAGTTCGGTTAATGAGCCGGTTGTTCGCCAAGTGCCCCTTGGTGCTTTTGATAGAGAGGCGGCTTCTTACAAAACCTCGCTCGACGTGGAAGAGACTTACCTGCACACGCGTGGTAGCTTTTTGGAGATTCCGGTAAAAGCGAATTCCGTGCAGTTTGAAATCTCTTTCGAGGGCCTTTGCCCAGGAGACTATTACGCGGATTTTCAACTTAACTCGCAACAGGTAACTTCTGATACAGACGAGCCACCTGCCCCTGTTGAATACTACCGGACGGACGTCATACGCTTTTCCGTGAAGCAATCCGATGATGGCTACAAAGAGATCTCCTACGATGTCCCACTAGTGGAGGGGCGACATGTCTGGTTGGCAAATTTGCCTCAGGCGATTTCTGCGACTCGTTGTTCGGATGAATTAGCGGCTTCCTCGAGTGAACTGGGTAGTGTCTCGTGGAGCGTCAGCCTTGGACGCGTCGGTTACGAACAATCGGCAGGTAATATTTGGCTCATGTCGGAGGAAATTAACGCGAACTTGTTTACGCCGGCCGCGTTGTCTTTGGATTCGGATGTCAAAGAGCGTTGTGAAGTCATTTATGATGATAGCACAGGGGTTGTGCGCCAAGTCATGTCGGCCGAGGTGCTAGTCGATGTGGTCGTTATCTCCAGTGATATCTACGAGATTCGGTTATATCCTTCGGATGGGCTAAAGCGAGGGTATCGCACAAACTATTATGATACATCCTCGGCGGAGGAGCTGGTGGTTTACCGTTTTGAGCGGATCGGCACTGGGATGGATACACTCAGGATTTCAGAAACAAGAGGCGGTGACACTAGTTTTGAAGAATTTTATAACGACGCAGGTGCTGATCTCTGGCGGCACAAGCGGGGATCAGGCCTGGTCATAGAGGAATTGGCCGTAAGTCACTCGGCTGGCATCATAGCCAAGACGAGAACGTTAACCGACGGTTCCGGAAAAACGGCCTCGAAAGTCCTAGAAAGATTTAAACCAATCGCAGGTCTCAATCAACGGTTTGAGCGCGTCGAGGATCCAGACGGAGACGCCCTGACGACGCGTTGGATTTACTATGATGATCCGAAGAATGACGGGGAAAGCTACGGGCGGTTAAGAACAAAAATCGACCCAACCGGCTACTGGGAGACCTATTCATATGATTCCGAGACCCGTCGAATCGGAAAAACGGTATCGCAATATCTTGATGCGCCTCCGGGCAGTCCGGAAAGTCAGTGCCAGGTCGAACGTGTGTTGTGGTCGGAAATTCCGGATATGGATGGAGATCAGGTTCCCGAAAGCCTTAAAACAGTCGTGATGAAGGTAATGGGTAAGGAAACGTCCAGGGTCCATACGATCGATTTTTCAGCGCTTGTTGAGAATGTGCGAAGGGAGTACGAGCCTGCACCGTTTGCGGAACGCTTTCTGGGTGGCAATGTGAATGATGTTGGCCAGGAATATTATACGACAGAGAAAGTGTACAGATCCTCCTTCCGGGATCGCTGGATTATTGAGGCGATTGCCGAAGGTGCTGAGTGGAATGATTCTTCTAACACCCGGGTGACGAAGCAGCGGTTTTACGAATCAGGGCCCTTTGAGGGGCGGCTGAGGTACGTGCTCGGTTCGGATGGCTTGCTTGTTTCTTATGATTATCGGGAAACGAATGACGGAGGTACGATGGTAACGACCCATAAGGGTATACCTGAGGGCCCAGAGCTTTCGCGTGTGAGCCGGGGGACAAAGATTCGTGAAAACTATAATGCTGTCGGTAGCCTCGTCTCTCGTGAGGTGATCGATGTGGAGACCAGTATTGTGGTCGAATACCAACATGCCACCACCTTTGATGAACAGGGGCGTGTGACTGGATATGCTTATTCAGACGGTACGACCACACGGAGCAACTACAACTGCTGTGGCTTGGCGGATGAAACGGATATCTATGGCAATACGACCAGTTATTTTTACGATGACCTCGGTCGCGTGGATAGTGAGGTGAGATTGGGAATTACGACAGATTACACCTATGATGCGGCCGGCCGGATTGTGGAAAAGGCAGTGATCGGAACGGATAACACCTCGGAAATAATTCAAGAACAGCGCTTCTATACGCCAAGCGGTGAGTTGGACTACAAATTGGATGCGATGTCGCGTACGACCGACTATGAACGAATGGAAAATGGCGCGGGGCAGACTGTCCGAACGACGATAAATCCGGACGGTGGAAACGTGAAAAAGATATACCATCAGGATGGGCGTCTCAAATCGGTAGATGGGAGTGCGGCTTATCCTAAACAGTACGAGTATGGGGTGGTATTTGACACGCATAACAACCGCAGCTTTAACGCAACCTTTGTTAAGGAAATCCTTCTGGGTGATAACGGAGGCGAAGAGGAATTTACTGCGACCTATTATGATATGCTCGGACGGGTTTATAAAATCGAATATCCGAAGCTCACCTCGGAAGGGTCCGTGTTCGCTTATAAGTATTACGATAAGAAAGGACGCCTGGTTCGCGAGGTGGAGCCTGGAGACGGCACCAGTACGTTGTACGAGTATGATGCTTTAGGGCGTACGATCACGACTGCGCTGGATGTGGACGCTGACCAGCAAATTGATTATGCGGGGGCGGACCAGATTACGCGCACAGCGGAATCTTATTTCGAGGATCCTGTAAAAGGATTTGTCCGGCGATCAACTGTCGAGCTTTGGGAGATAGACGATTTGGACCAACCAACGGTTATTCAAACCAAAGATGTCGCGCTTTCGTCTCAGGATGTATGGACTTCTATTTACGGTCAAAATTCACACCAGAGCCTGAAGATTTCGGGTTCCGGTACTTATTCGCAGGTCCGAACCGCACAGGATGGTACGGTTAATAATACGACATATGTCGATGGGTATAGGAAAGAGTTGAAGGTTTCACATCCCGAGACTGGGAGTCTTGAGCAGAAAAAGTATAACTATGACGTATTTGGGCGTTTGGATAGTGTGGATGACGTTCGGAATGGGGTGACGGACTACGATTATTACCCTGACGGACGGATCCAATCAGTGACCCGACCCGACCCGGATACCTCAAAGGAGGGGATAGGCTATGACCCGCAAACGACCGAATATGTTTACCGGATTAATCTGGAAGATGGTCGTTTGATTTCGGTAACACTTCCCGATGCGTCCAGGCAACATTCTGCCTTTGGTCCGCGTGGTGGATTGATGAAGAGATGGGGTAGCAAGACTTACCCGGTTGAGTATACCTACGATCATGCTGGGCGCAAAGAATCGATGACGACGTGGCAGAACTTCGATGAGGAAAAGGGTGTGGGGATAAACGGAAGCGCGACCACGCAATGGATCTACAATAGACGTGGATTGTTGAAAGAGAAACGTTACGACGTGATCGATACATCGACTTACACGCCAGGGCCTCGATATGCATATGATGACACAGGTCGGCTGCATACGAGGACGTCTGCTCGTTCATTGGTGACGACTTACCGATACCACCGCGGAACAGGTCGCTTACAAAAGGTAGTTTATTCCGATGCCACTTCCGGCGTTACCAATACGTACACTCGGGCCGGGCGCCTTAAGACGGTCCAGGATGAAAGTGGGATTCGACAGTTGCAGTATGACACAGGGCGACTCACATCAGTCGAATGGGGCTCAGGGGCCTTGGCCGGCTTTCGGGTCGAACGCGGATATGATGAATATCTGCGCCCCAATTTTCTCCGTTTGAGTCAGGAAGAGAGGGAAGTCTACAACGTGAATTATGGCTACTACCCCGATTCACGCCTTCGGCAGGTATCCCATGGGCACTCCTTGTTTGAATACGGGTACCACCCGGAAAGTCAGTTGTTGAATCGGACGACTAGTCGTTACCGTGGACAAATTGGTTTACAGGTTGAGCGAGAATGGGATCGATTAAATCGGTTGGCATCGATCGAGACAGCCTTTGGTTACTCGAAGGTGCCGCTTCAGGCCTTCGACTATATCTACAATGATCTAAACCAACGTGAGCAGGTGCGTACTTTGGGATCGAAATACTGGGAGTACGGTTATGATGACATGGGGCAGGTGAAATCTGCGAATAAGAGGAGAGACTCGGATGGTGCCTCGCTGCCCGGCTACGGAAGTCACTACGCCTATGACGATATCGGTAACCGCCGGACGTCAGGGCCTCGAACCGCTTCGGAGCCAGGTTACAGTGAGTATTTTAGCGGTTCAGATGCGACGGGCGACCAGGGAGCAAATGCCTTAAATCAGTATGGGGGCCGCCGTCTCTCCAGATCGGTTCAGGTCATTGGTGAAGCGGATGCGTCAGCAAGCGTCACTGTAAATGATGGGCCGGCAACTCGGGTGGACGAAGTTTTTGGTGCGATCATCGATTATTCTACCGAGGATGCGCCTGATGAGGCACGTTATGAAACCCTCACGACGGTCGCCAAACTTTCGGAAGCAGGCGAGGATGGGGCCGATCTCGTCTCTGTTAAGGATGGCCGAGCCTATTTGGCACCAAATCCGGAAAATTTTGTCTACGACGCTGATGGGAATTTAATAGAAGACGGGCGTTGGAAATACACATGGAACGCGGAAAACCGACTCGTTGCGATGGAGACCCTGGCGGTCGCTTACAACGTCGGCGCGCCTCGTCAGAAGTTGGAATTTGCCTACGATTCGAGAGGTCGACGTTTCTCCAAAAAGGTCTACGAATGGGACACATTATCCAGTAGCTTTCAGCTCTCGAGTAGTACTCGATACCTCTATAACGGCTGGAATCTCATCGCGGAAATCGATGCGATGGCCCCTTCGTCACCCGCCATCCGGTCGACTTATGTCTGGGGCCTCGATTTATCCGGGACTACGCAGGGCGCCGGCGGTGTCGGCGGACTCCTGGCCGTAAACAACCAAAATGGTTCGACATACTACCCCGCCTTTGATGGAAATGGCAACGTAATGGCTTACTACGCAGCAGACACCGGAGAAAGCGTGGCTGAGTTCGAATATGGCCCCTTCGGCGAGCCCCTCCGCGAAACCGGCCCCAACGCCGAAGCATTTAATTTCCGCTTTTCCACAAAATACCAGGACCTCGAAACCGAGCTACTTTACTACGGCTTCAGATATTATGATCCCGTGACGGGTAGATGGCCATCCAGAGATCCGATTGGTGAGCGCGGCGGGTTGAATCTCTATGGTATGGTTGGCAATGATCCAGTAAATATATTCGATATACTTGGTTTACAGGGATCGAGAAGCTCGAGAAGTGGTTACACTCCTGATGGCGGTCCTTGGCTGACTCGGGAATATTGGACTATGAGATTCGATACCTCACAGAATCCGACGTTATCTAGGCCTGGACTTTTTGGGTTAAAACGTCGCGTGGCTGACTACAGAACCTCTGATTATGTAGTTCCGGAAACCGCGAATTTTACTATCAGCATATCTACTGGCCCAAATCGAACGCCAGGCTCTGATTTTGGCAAAGTCAATACCCTGGATATTCCTACGGGAACAAAGACTTTTCCAGTTACACCTAACGCCGACCGCATACCAAATCCTGATAAAGTTCCTGATGGCGTTTATCCGTGTCTAATCCGCGTGAAATGTAATCAGAAGTGCAAATGTGGAAATGATAGTAAAACGGTTTCTTGGACTCCTCGGGATGGTGTGTTTGCCAGTTTCATTCCTGGGACTTTGTATCAAACAAATCCGTATAGCACATTGCCCGCAAATACTGGTTGGGAATGCCGTCCAGATTCAGGGTTCGAGGAATCCTCGTGGAGTGGGTCTCTTGCTCAGTCGTTCTGTGGTGACGGAAAAAAGAAGTGTAGTAGTGCGAAATAAGAATATACCTTGGTTTAATCGCTGCCTTAGTAGGGTGTTCTTCCTCCTAGCTTTTTTTCTGGTCGCTTGCTCAAGTGAGAAGGACGAATATCACCAGGATGACAAAGAACTCGCGCCCGTTGATTGGTCGAAATGGAATCGACCCGAACTCCATTATTATGTTCGAGAAGGGGAGATAGAAGAAATCAAAAAAGCGATTAAAACGAATCCATCAGTTGTGTCAGAAAAATCTGCGAATGGTAGCGGTAGCGCATTGTTTGAAGCTGTTAGGCATG of the Coraliomargarita sinensis genome contains:
- a CDS encoding RHS repeat-associated core domain-containing protein encodes the protein MRKRIFIYCLLVFKLGAGFLGASPCGPAAKFDPTGVSSIMVSGRAVIKGFSQYTEVPDGELPTLYRIQSWKGINWFTSFCRWEIGEGSIYSGMNRINQEGELILGKAIKSFEQGYCEAGNPVETEEFSELNNSFYTPDYADVHPAWCYRDKFTTIISKNTYQANASYLDGGPGNYCGSAYYERYGSLFVDIEETMSNPESVHDVLLSSVNEPVVRQVPLGAFDREAASYKTSLDVEETYLHTRGSFLEIPVKANSVQFEISFEGLCPGDYYADFQLNSQQVTSDTDEPPAPVEYYRTDVIRFSVKQSDDGYKEISYDVPLVEGRHVWLANLPQAISATRCSDELAASSSELGSVSWSVSLGRVGYEQSAGNIWLMSEEINANLFTPAALSLDSDVKERCEVIYDDSTGVVRQVMSAEVLVDVVVISSDIYEIRLYPSDGLKRGYRTNYYDTSSAEELVVYRFERIGTGMDTLRISETRGGDTSFEEFYNDAGADLWRHKRGSGLVIEELAVSHSAGIIAKTRTLTDGSGKTASKVLERFKPIAGLNQRFERVEDPDGDALTTRWIYYDDPKNDGESYGRLRTKIDPTGYWETYSYDSETRRIGKTVSQYLDAPPGSPESQCQVERVLWSEIPDMDGDQVPESLKTVVMKVMGKETSRVHTIDFSALVENVRREYEPAPFAERFLGGNVNDVGQEYYTTEKVYRSSFRDRWIIEAIAEGAEWNDSSNTRVTKQRFYESGPFEGRLRYVLGSDGLLVSYDYRETNDGGTMVTTHKGIPEGPELSRVSRGTKIRENYNAVGSLVSREVIDVETSIVVEYQHATTFDEQGRVTGYAYSDGTTTRSNYNCCGLADETDIYGNTTSYFYDDLGRVDSEVRLGITTDYTYDAAGRIVEKAVIGTDNTSEIIQEQRFYTPSGELDYKLDAMSRTTDYERMENGAGQTVRTTINPDGGNVKKIYHQDGRLKSVDGSAAYPKQYEYGVVFDTHNNRSFNATFVKEILLGDNGGEEEFTATYYDMLGRVYKIEYPKLTSEGSVFAYKYYDKKGRLVREVEPGDGTSTLYEYDALGRTITTALDVDADQQIDYAGADQITRTAESYFEDPVKGFVRRSTVELWEIDDLDQPTVIQTKDVALSSQDVWTSIYGQNSHQSLKISGSGTYSQVRTAQDGTVNNTTYVDGYRKELKVSHPETGSLEQKKYNYDVFGRLDSVDDVRNGVTDYDYYPDGRIQSVTRPDPDTSKEGIGYDPQTTEYVYRINLEDGRLISVTLPDASRQHSAFGPRGGLMKRWGSKTYPVEYTYDHAGRKESMTTWQNFDEEKGVGINGSATTQWIYNRRGLLKEKRYDVIDTSTYTPGPRYAYDDTGRLHTRTSARSLVTTYRYHRGTGRLQKVVYSDATSGVTNTYTRAGRLKTVQDESGIRQLQYDTGRLTSVEWGSGALAGFRVERGYDEYLRPNFLRLSQEEREVYNVNYGYYPDSRLRQVSHGHSLFEYGYHPESQLLNRTTSRYRGQIGLQVEREWDRLNRLASIETAFGYSKVPLQAFDYIYNDLNQREQVRTLGSKYWEYGYDDMGQVKSANKRRDSDGASLPGYGSHYAYDDIGNRRTSGPRTASEPGYSEYFSGSDATGDQGANALNQYGGRRLSRSVQVIGEADASASVTVNDGPATRVDEVFGAIIDYSTEDAPDEARYETLTTVAKLSEAGEDGADLVSVKDGRAYLAPNPENFVYDADGNLIEDGRWKYTWNAENRLVAMETLAVAYNVGAPRQKLEFAYDSRGRRFSKKVYEWDTLSSSFQLSSSTRYLYNGWNLIAEIDAMAPSSPAIRSTYVWGLDLSGTTQGAGGVGGLLAVNNQNGSTYYPAFDGNGNVMAYYAADTGESVAEFEYGPFGEPLRETGPNAEAFNFRFSTKYQDLETELLYYGFRYYDPVTGRWPSRDPIGERGGLNLYGMVGNDPVNIFDILGLQGSRSSRSGYTPDGGPWLTREYWTMRFDTSQNPTLSRPGLFGLKRRVADYRTSDYVVPETANFTISISTGPNRTPGSDFGKVNTLDIPTGTKTFPVTPNADRIPNPDKVPDGVYPCLIRVKCNQKCKCGNDSKTVSWTPRDGVFASFIPGTLYQTNPYSTLPANTGWECRPDSGFEESSWSGSLAQSFCGDGKKKCSSAK